A genomic window from Aquabacterium sp. OR-4 includes:
- a CDS encoding DUF5672 family protein, translating to MSATAPRLQLPEVTLVCVDMGLPAASLAALQHCMRLADFGEVLLFTDPTQVQDAPREVHLRGLQLTDARSHAEFMLEELAPHVYTSHALIVRHDAFVRDVAQWNPDFLLYDYIGAPMRGVPAACSVGHGAFSLRSRRLLAALRKAGVAADHADDLAICQTHRRHLELVHDIRFAPPEMALRFSQAWPAESMASFGFQGLQHLPQVLPAKALRALVAQLPDALLQGADGLALCAAMVRAGQLDGAADILAARGRDGRRDLRSLAVRAQLAVARWHHRRQSAFHA from the coding sequence ATGAGCGCCACCGCCCCCCGCCTGCAACTGCCCGAAGTGACCCTGGTGTGCGTGGACATGGGCCTGCCGGCGGCCAGCCTGGCCGCGTTGCAACATTGCATGCGCCTGGCCGACTTTGGCGAGGTGCTGCTGTTCACCGACCCCACGCAAGTGCAGGATGCGCCGCGCGAGGTGCACCTGCGCGGCCTGCAGCTGACCGACGCGCGCAGCCATGCCGAGTTCATGCTCGAGGAGCTGGCGCCGCACGTCTACACCAGCCATGCACTGATCGTGCGGCACGACGCCTTTGTGCGCGACGTGGCGCAGTGGAACCCCGACTTCCTGCTCTACGACTACATCGGCGCGCCGATGCGTGGCGTGCCGGCCGCCTGCTCGGTGGGGCATGGGGCGTTTTCGCTGCGTTCACGGCGGCTGCTGGCGGCGCTGCGCAAGGCCGGCGTGGCGGCCGATCATGCCGACGACCTGGCGATCTGCCAGACCCATCGCCGCCACCTGGAGCTGGTGCACGACATCCGCTTTGCGCCGCCCGAGATGGCGCTGCGCTTCTCGCAGGCCTGGCCCGCCGAAAGCATGGCGAGCTTCGGCTTCCAGGGCCTGCAGCATCTGCCGCAGGTGCTGCCGGCCAAGGCCTTGCGGGCCCTGGTGGCCCAGCTGCCCGATGCCCTGCTGCAGGGGGCCGATGGCCTGGCGCTGTGCGCGGCCATGGTCAGGGCCGGACAGCTCGACGGCGCGGCCGATATCCTGGCCGCGCGGGGCCGCGATGGCCGTCGCGATCTGCGTTCCCTGGC
- a CDS encoding LapA family protein, with protein sequence MRLAVWLLRAFIFFTLFAFALNNEQEVTVRWFFGYQWRAPLVIVVLVALTAGAALGVLAMVPAWWRHRRVARRHAPPPPPPPRKASDPPTVAPSEFGPEHPPREGL encoded by the coding sequence ATGCGACTGGCCGTCTGGCTCCTGCGAGCCTTCATCTTCTTCACCCTGTTCGCCTTCGCGCTCAACAACGAGCAGGAGGTGACGGTGCGCTGGTTCTTCGGTTACCAGTGGCGTGCGCCGCTGGTCATCGTGGTGCTGGTGGCGCTCACCGCCGGTGCCGCGCTGGGCGTGCTGGCCATGGTGCCGGCCTGGTGGCGGCACCGCCGCGTGGCCCGCCGCCACGCCCCGCCGCCACCGCCACCGCCGCGCAAGGCCAGTGATCCGCCCACCGTGGCGCCCTCGGAGTTCGGCCCCGAGCATCCGCCACGCGAAGGCCTGTGA
- a CDS encoding DUF4254 domain-containing protein has protein sequence MSNTLPPQPALPAAADVIALHDRLLASAGWPAQALAAADDGLWHWVQANHCFNSRLWAEEDLARRTTVGAADIAANKRAIDGFNQARNDATERVDEILLTALGLVDAASARTDAPVSTVPAGARLNSETAGSIIDRMSIMALKVHAMRAQTERSDVDEDHRAASRVKLARLQQQRADLGACLEALIADAQAGRAYFKVYRQFKMYNDPRFNPELVKEAKAKA, from the coding sequence ATGTCCAACACCCTGCCGCCCCAGCCGGCCCTGCCGGCCGCCGCCGACGTGATTGCCCTGCACGACCGCCTGCTGGCCAGCGCCGGCTGGCCCGCCCAGGCGCTGGCCGCCGCCGACGACGGCCTGTGGCACTGGGTGCAGGCCAACCACTGCTTCAACAGCCGGCTGTGGGCCGAGGAAGACCTGGCGCGCCGCACCACCGTGGGCGCCGCCGACATTGCCGCCAACAAGCGCGCCATCGACGGCTTCAACCAGGCCCGCAACGACGCCACCGAGCGCGTCGACGAGATCCTGCTCACCGCGCTGGGCCTGGTGGATGCGGCCTCGGCGCGCACCGACGCGCCGGTGTCCACGGTGCCGGCCGGCGCGCGCCTGAACAGCGAGACTGCCGGCAGCATCATCGACCGCATGAGCATCATGGCGCTGAAGGTGCATGCCATGCGCGCGCAGACCGAGCGCAGCGATGTCGACGAAGACCACCGCGCCGCCAGCCGCGTGAAGCTGGCGCGGCTGCAGCAGCAGCGTGCCGATCTGGGCGCCTGCCTGGAGGCCTTGATCGCCGATGCGCAGGCCGGGCGGGCCTACTTCAAGGTCTACCGCCAGTTCAAGATGTACAACGATCCGCGCTTCAACCCCGAGCTGGTGAAGGAAGCGAAGGCCAAAGCTTGA
- the rpsA gene encoding 30S ribosomal protein S1, translating to MSQSLDQIPDSPFAIDSFAALFEESLKKSDMRAGEVISAEVVRIDYNYVVVNAGLKSEAYIPIEEFKNDQGEVETQVGDFVSVAIDAIENGYGDTILSRDKAKRLASWLSLENALDSGEFVNGTVSGKVKGGLTVLVNGIRAFLPGSLIDTRPVKDLTPYEGKTMEFKVIKLDRKRNNVVLSRRAVIEASMGEERAKLLETLTEGAIVHGVVKNITEYGAFVDLGGIDGLLHITDMAWRRVRHPSEVVTVGQELSAKVLKFDAEKNRVSLGIKQLGDDPWLGVSRRYPSGTRLFGKVTNIADYGAFVEIEPGIEGLVHVSEMDWTNKNVAPSKVVSLGDEVEVMVLEIDEDKRRISLGMKQCKANPWEEFSGTVHRGDKVKGPIKSITDFGVFVGLASGIDGLVHLSDLSWHEPGEQAVRNYKKGQEVEAIVLAIDVERERISLGIKQLDGDPFANYTSVNDRGALVNGKVKTVDPRGAEIQLNDDVTGYLRASEISRDRVEDARNVLKEGDEVSVMIINVDRKARSIQLSIKAKDAADQQEQMQRLSQSNERENAGTTSLGALLRAKMQDRE from the coding sequence ATCTCCGCCGAAGTGGTGCGCATCGACTACAACTACGTTGTCGTCAACGCCGGCCTCAAGAGCGAGGCCTACATTCCCATCGAGGAATTCAAGAACGATCAAGGCGAAGTCGAGACGCAAGTCGGCGACTTCGTCTCGGTGGCCATCGACGCCATCGAAAACGGCTACGGCGACACCATCCTGTCGCGCGACAAGGCCAAGCGCCTGGCCTCGTGGCTGAGCCTCGAGAACGCGCTCGACAGCGGTGAGTTCGTCAACGGCACGGTCTCGGGCAAGGTCAAGGGCGGTCTCACGGTCCTGGTCAACGGCATTCGCGCGTTCCTGCCGGGCTCGCTGATCGATACGCGTCCGGTCAAGGACCTGACGCCGTACGAAGGCAAGACCATGGAGTTCAAGGTCATCAAGCTCGACCGCAAGCGCAACAACGTTGTGCTGAGCCGTCGCGCGGTGATCGAGGCCAGCATGGGCGAAGAGCGCGCCAAGCTGCTCGAGACCCTGACCGAAGGCGCCATCGTGCACGGCGTGGTCAAGAACATCACCGAATACGGTGCGTTCGTCGACCTGGGCGGCATCGACGGCCTGCTGCACATCACCGACATGGCCTGGCGCCGCGTGCGTCACCCGAGCGAAGTGGTGACCGTGGGTCAAGAGCTGTCGGCCAAGGTGCTGAAGTTCGACGCCGAGAAGAACCGCGTCTCGCTGGGCATCAAGCAGCTGGGTGACGACCCCTGGCTGGGCGTGTCGCGCCGCTACCCGTCGGGCACCCGCCTGTTCGGCAAGGTCACGAACATCGCCGACTACGGCGCGTTCGTCGAGATCGAACCCGGCATCGAAGGCCTGGTGCACGTCTCCGAAATGGACTGGACCAACAAGAACGTGGCCCCGTCCAAGGTGGTCTCGCTGGGCGACGAAGTCGAAGTCATGGTCCTCGAGATCGACGAAGACAAGCGCCGCATCAGCCTGGGCATGAAGCAGTGCAAGGCCAACCCCTGGGAAGAGTTCTCGGGCACCGTGCACCGCGGCGACAAGGTCAAGGGCCCGATCAAGTCGATCACCGACTTCGGCGTGTTCGTGGGCCTGGCTTCGGGCATCGACGGCCTGGTGCACCTGTCCGACCTGTCCTGGCACGAGCCGGGCGAGCAGGCCGTGCGCAACTACAAGAAGGGCCAGGAAGTCGAAGCCATCGTGCTGGCCATCGATGTGGAGCGCGAGCGCATCAGCCTGGGCATCAAGCAGCTCGACGGCGACCCGTTTGCCAACTACACCTCGGTCAATGACCGCGGTGCCCTGGTCAACGGCAAGGTCAAGACCGTCGACCCGCGCGGCGCCGAGATCCAGCTGAACGACGACGTCACCGGCTACCTGCGCGCCTCTGAAATCAGCCGCGACCGCGTGGAAGACGCGCGCAACGTGCTGAAGGAAGGCGACGAGGTCTCGGTGATGATCATCAACGTCGACCGCAAGGCGCGTTCGATCCAGCTGTCGATCAAGGCCAAGGACGCTGCCGACCAGCAAGAGCAGATGCAGCGCCTGTCGCAGAGCAACGAGCGCGAGAACGCCGGCACCACCAGCCTGGGCGCGCTGCTGCGCGCCAAGATGCAAGACCGCGAGTAA
- the waaC gene encoding lipopolysaccharide heptosyltransferase I, protein MNLSSGRVLIVKTTSMGDVVHALPAISDIRHYRPGIGIDWLVEAPFAAIPALHPAVRRVIPIAWRKWRKSLLAAPTRAAIAQARADLRRDEYDLVIDLQGLLKSVLWGAQARGPLAGFDRDSIREPLAALAYRRMVRVSREAHAVARCRALVSGLLGYQLPEQWPEARPDFGIVAPAFAAGDWQPPALAAALIPCASRPEKLWPEAHWIALGQRLRRARLTPVVVWGSDEERQRAERIAAACEGIVPPFLSVAQMAAVLSRARQIVGLDTGFSHLAAAFGAPTIGIYCDHEPGLAGITGPGPVASFGGKGQVPSLDEVMAQLDKHLGPR, encoded by the coding sequence TTGAACCTCAGCAGCGGCCGTGTCCTGATCGTCAAGACCACGTCGATGGGCGACGTGGTGCATGCGCTGCCGGCCATCAGCGACATCCGCCACTACCGGCCCGGCATCGGCATCGACTGGCTGGTCGAGGCGCCGTTCGCGGCCATTCCGGCCCTGCATCCGGCGGTGCGGCGGGTGATCCCGATCGCCTGGCGCAAATGGCGCAAGAGCCTGCTGGCCGCGCCCACGCGTGCCGCCATCGCCCAGGCCCGGGCCGACCTGCGGCGCGACGAGTACGACCTGGTGATCGACCTGCAGGGCCTGCTCAAGAGCGTGCTGTGGGGCGCCCAGGCGCGCGGCCCGCTGGCCGGTTTTGACCGCGACAGCATCCGCGAGCCGCTGGCCGCGCTGGCCTACCGGCGCATGGTGCGGGTCTCGCGCGAGGCGCATGCGGTGGCGCGCTGCCGGGCGCTGGTGTCGGGCCTGCTGGGCTACCAGCTGCCCGAGCAGTGGCCCGAGGCGCGGCCTGATTTCGGCATCGTGGCGCCAGCCTTTGCGGCCGGCGACTGGCAGCCGCCGGCGCTGGCCGCGGCCCTGATCCCCTGCGCCAGCCGGCCCGAGAAGCTGTGGCCCGAGGCGCACTGGATCGCGCTGGGCCAGCGCCTGCGCCGTGCCCGGCTGACGCCGGTGGTGGTGTGGGGCAGCGACGAGGAGCGCCAGCGCGCCGAGCGCATCGCCGCGGCGTGCGAGGGCATCGTGCCGCCGTTTCTCAGCGTGGCGCAGATGGCGGCGGTGCTGTCGCGCGCGCGCCAGATCGTGGGCCTGGACACCGGCTTCAGCCACCTGGCGGCGGCCTTCGGTGCGCCCACCATCGGCATCTACTGCGACCACGAGCCCGGCCTGGCCGGCATCACCGGCCCGGGGCCGGTGGCCAGCTTCGGCGGCAAGGGCCAGGTGCCCTCGCTGGACGAGGTGATGGCGCAGCTGGACAAGCACCTCGGGCCGCGCTGA
- a CDS encoding glycosyltransferase family 9 protein: MPPRPLIVRLRNWVGDVILGVPALQLLQAHGYQPVLVGKGWARPLLAGQGWPTHGRPGKLGERVAQLRALRTEARALDPGFDRRDNALVLPTSFSGALEMRLAGLRAVGYAQEARGLLLRRAEPITYGGHALTSYWELACRFLRIEQAAPARIGLATAPADQAAADALLAARGIRPGFIVICPFAGGLFEKQDKTWPAFADYTRALHAALAGTRDIVACPGPGEEAILAQHPGVLSLEGVKLGVYGGLLRRAGLVVSNDTGPAHLAAAVDAPVLSVLGPTKPEQWAPWGPTVRVLRHWPRWPTVDEALQQTLPLP; encoded by the coding sequence ATGCCCCCTCGTCCGCTGATCGTCCGCCTGCGCAACTGGGTGGGTGACGTGATCCTCGGCGTGCCGGCCCTGCAGCTGCTGCAGGCCCATGGCTACCAGCCGGTGCTGGTGGGCAAGGGCTGGGCCCGGCCGCTGCTGGCCGGCCAGGGCTGGCCCACCCATGGCCGCCCGGGCAAGCTGGGCGAGCGGGTGGCCCAGCTGCGCGCCTTGCGCACCGAGGCCCGCGCGCTCGACCCCGGCTTTGACCGCCGCGACAACGCACTGGTGCTGCCCACCTCGTTCTCGGGCGCGCTCGAGATGCGCCTGGCCGGCCTGCGGGCCGTGGGCTATGCGCAAGAGGCCCGTGGCCTGCTGCTCCGGCGCGCCGAGCCCATCACCTATGGCGGCCATGCGCTCACCAGCTACTGGGAGCTGGCCTGCCGCTTTCTGCGCATCGAGCAGGCGGCGCCGGCCCGCATCGGCCTGGCCACCGCGCCGGCCGACCAGGCGGCCGCCGACGCCCTGCTGGCCGCGCGCGGCATCCGTCCCGGCTTCATCGTCATCTGCCCCTTTGCCGGCGGCCTGTTCGAGAAGCAGGACAAGACCTGGCCGGCCTTTGCCGACTACACCCGCGCACTGCATGCGGCGCTGGCCGGCACACGCGACATCGTGGCCTGCCCGGGCCCGGGCGAAGAAGCCATCCTGGCCCAGCACCCCGGCGTGCTGAGCCTCGAAGGCGTGAAGCTGGGCGTCTACGGCGGCCTGCTGCGCCGCGCCGGCCTGGTGGTGAGCAACGACACCGGCCCGGCCCACCTGGCCGCCGCGGTGGACGCGCCGGTGCTCAGCGTGCTGGGCCCCACCAAACCCGAGCAGTGGGCACCCTGGGGGCCCACGGTGCGGGTCTTGCGCCACTGGCCGCGCTGGCCCACGGTGGACGAAGCCCTGCAACAAACCCTGCCACTGCCATGA
- a CDS encoding glycosyltransferase family 4 protein, producing the protein MAELRHIGLCLGRLETWHDGLGEVSRRLGEYLAAQAPALREEGIALHVRLPQALHGCFGDGLHYIPTHTWQRLPHWGAQRFDLWHTIHQHIRLRAPIGTRQRLLTVHDLNFVYSKAPRKVPKYLRKLTRLCQRQTALVAITRHVADDMQRHLALGLGLAPQVIHNGVSDLSSAPREPLPDAPRPGYLLHLSRMAASKNVKALLELASAMPGQAFVFAGPRSVDSEQLRGEIQRRGLGHVQLIENVSEAQKAWLFAHCRGFLFPSLTEGFGLPPLEAMQFGKPVFLSRLTSLPEVGGAVAYYFDRFDGPAMRTVVQDGLADFDQPGRVDAVLAHARSFSWARCGQAYLALYRQLLAR; encoded by the coding sequence ATGGCTGAGCTGCGCCACATCGGCCTGTGCCTGGGCCGGCTGGAAACCTGGCACGACGGCCTGGGCGAGGTGTCGCGCCGCCTGGGCGAGTACCTGGCCGCCCAGGCGCCGGCGCTGCGTGAAGAAGGCATCGCCCTTCACGTGCGCCTGCCGCAGGCGCTGCACGGCTGCTTTGGCGACGGGCTGCACTACATCCCCACCCACACCTGGCAGCGCCTGCCGCACTGGGGCGCGCAGCGTTTCGACCTGTGGCACACCATCCACCAGCACATCCGGCTGCGCGCGCCGATCGGCACGCGCCAGCGCCTGCTGACGGTGCACGACCTGAACTTCGTCTACTCGAAGGCGCCGCGCAAGGTGCCGAAGTACCTGCGCAAGCTCACCCGCCTGTGCCAGCGCCAGACCGCGCTGGTGGCCATCACCCGGCATGTGGCCGACGACATGCAGCGCCATCTGGCCCTGGGCCTCGGCCTGGCGCCGCAGGTGATCCACAACGGCGTCAGCGATCTCAGCAGCGCGCCGCGCGAGCCGCTGCCCGACGCGCCGCGCCCGGGCTACCTGCTGCACCTGAGCCGCATGGCCGCGTCCAAGAACGTCAAGGCCCTGCTCGAGCTGGCCAGCGCCATGCCCGGGCAGGCCTTCGTGTTTGCCGGGCCGCGCTCGGTGGATTCGGAGCAGCTGCGCGGCGAGATCCAGCGCCGGGGCCTGGGCCATGTGCAGCTGATCGAGAACGTCAGCGAGGCGCAGAAGGCCTGGCTGTTCGCGCACTGCCGCGGCTTCCTGTTTCCGTCGCTGACCGAGGGCTTCGGCCTGCCGCCGCTGGAGGCCATGCAGTTCGGCAAGCCGGTGTTCCTGTCGCGCCTGACCTCGCTGCCCGAGGTGGGCGGTGCGGTGGCCTACTACTTCGACCGCTTCGACGGCCCGGCGATGCGCACCGTGGTGCAGGACGGCCTGGCCGACTTTGACCAGCCCGGCCGCGTCGACGCCGTGCTGGCCCACGCCCGCAGCTTCAGCTGGGCGCGCTGCGGGCAGGCGTATCTGGCGCTGTATCGGCAGCTGCTGGCGCGTTAG
- the lapB gene encoding lipopolysaccharide assembly protein LapB, producing the protein MELDAQSLLFALLIALPAAFAIGWVASRMDLRQWKRTDREAPKAYFKGLNLLLNEQPDKAIDAFIEAVQHDPDTSELHFALGNLFRRRGEFERAVRVHEHLLQRADLSQGDRERAQYALAHDFMKAGLFDRAEAAFAALEGTPFETEARLARLSLHERSRDWAGAAEVAGRLEKTGAGSFATRIAHYLCEQATEADARGDGSSAETLLLQAQAAAPQSARPWVQRAERLARAGHADAALAVYQTLAQRNPDAFARVAGDAVACAQAAGQLPALRDTLNRLFEQQPGIDLLRALARADGHAPGASPRLPALLREQPSLTAAIDLLDQAAALWPEQAQATVREAVARAARPLQRYRCAACGFESQRHFWQCPGCLGWDTFPPQRIEEL; encoded by the coding sequence ATGGAGCTGGACGCCCAAAGCCTGCTGTTTGCGCTGCTGATCGCGCTGCCCGCTGCCTTTGCCATTGGCTGGGTGGCCTCGCGCATGGATCTGCGGCAGTGGAAGCGCACCGACCGCGAGGCGCCCAAGGCCTATTTCAAGGGCCTGAACCTGCTGCTCAACGAACAGCCCGACAAGGCCATCGACGCCTTCATCGAGGCCGTGCAGCACGACCCCGACACCAGCGAGCTGCATTTCGCGCTGGGCAACCTGTTTCGCCGCCGCGGTGAGTTCGAGCGCGCCGTGCGGGTGCACGAGCATCTGCTGCAGCGCGCCGACCTGAGCCAGGGCGACCGCGAACGCGCGCAATACGCGCTGGCCCATGATTTCATGAAGGCCGGCCTGTTTGACCGCGCCGAGGCCGCCTTTGCCGCGCTGGAGGGCACGCCCTTCGAGACCGAGGCGCGGCTGGCCCGGCTGAGCCTGCACGAGCGCTCGCGCGACTGGGCCGGCGCCGCCGAGGTGGCCGGACGGCTCGAGAAGACCGGCGCCGGCTCGTTTGCGACACGCATCGCCCACTACCTGTGCGAGCAGGCCACCGAGGCCGACGCGCGCGGTGACGGCAGCAGCGCCGAAACGCTGCTGCTGCAGGCCCAGGCCGCGGCACCGCAGTCGGCGCGGCCCTGGGTGCAGCGCGCCGAGCGGCTGGCACGGGCCGGCCACGCCGATGCGGCGCTGGCCGTCTACCAGACCCTGGCCCAGCGCAACCCCGATGCCTTTGCCCGCGTGGCCGGCGATGCCGTGGCCTGTGCCCAGGCTGCCGGCCAGTTGCCGGCGCTGCGCGACACGCTGAACCGCCTGTTCGAGCAGCAGCCGGGCATCGACCTGCTGCGCGCCCTGGCCCGCGCCGATGGCCACGCACCCGGCGCATCGCCGCGCCTGCCGGCCCTGCTGCGCGAACAGCCCAGCCTGACGGCCGCCATCGACCTGCTCGACCAAGCGGCCGCGCTGTGGCCCGAACAGGCGCAGGCCACCGTGCGCGAGGCCGTGGCACGCGCCGCACGGCCGCTGCAGCGCTACCGCTGCGCGGCCTGCGGCTTCGAGAGCCAGCGCCACTTCTGGCAATGCCCGGGCTGCCTGGGCTGGGACACCTTCCCGCCGCAGCGCATCGAGGAGCTTTGA
- a CDS encoding integration host factor subunit beta, with translation MTRSDLVNKLAERFGQLTQRDTEFAVKTILDAMSDALARGHRIEIRGFGSFSINRRPPRLGRNPRSGEKVTIPEKLVPHFKPGKALREAVDLQQPVTDDESPVRQPALD, from the coding sequence ATGACCCGCAGTGACCTCGTGAACAAGCTGGCCGAACGTTTCGGTCAGCTCACCCAGCGCGACACCGAGTTCGCGGTCAAGACCATCCTGGATGCGATGAGCGACGCCCTGGCGCGTGGCCACCGCATCGAGATCCGTGGTTTTGGCAGCTTCTCGATCAACCGTCGGCCGCCGCGGCTCGGGCGCAACCCGCGCAGCGGCGAGAAGGTCACCATCCCTGAAAAGCTGGTGCCGCACTTCAAGCCGGGCAAGGCCCTGCGCGAAGCGGTCGATCTGCAACAACCGGTCACCGACGACGAATCACCGGTGCGGCAACCCGCACTCGACTGA
- a CDS encoding glycosyltransferase family 4 protein has translation MRVLVVNHFPVLPARFGGQQAVLGLALELARQWPTTLLWTERHAAGLQALQHDGQYLLGCAVPIAWRQRRLARWLAPWLGRADGDLAALLCCGHNHALARRLESLCADGDVLVLAHPWLWPAVAQLMQRRRVRLVYDAHNVEAVLKRGSCRAGWLADRLVRRVQAAEADIVRHAELVLCCTAADAQQLAAAGLAMDRFVVGSKGCTTAPTAAAAAAAKARCGGGRVPGAAPVALFVGSSHPPNDEAARWIAGHLAPALPGWRFRIVGSCAHALGPLAAGVEAVGPVDALDAELAAADVALNPVRLGSGINMKLFDYLQYGLPVLATPLGARGFEPLDGSGIQVLPRDDFAAALRRLLADAALYTRLSEAGPRTVAARFQWPVVGARVRAAVQAMLGEPPTAPAAVAVAANAPAAADTAPDTPARSAPS, from the coding sequence ATGCGTGTTCTGGTCGTCAACCACTTTCCGGTGCTGCCCGCGCGTTTTGGCGGTCAGCAGGCCGTGCTGGGGCTGGCGCTGGAGCTGGCGCGGCAGTGGCCCACCACGCTGCTGTGGACCGAGCGCCACGCCGCCGGCCTGCAGGCGCTGCAGCACGACGGTCAGTACCTGCTCGGCTGCGCCGTGCCCATCGCCTGGCGGCAGCGGCGCCTGGCGCGCTGGCTGGCGCCGTGGCTGGGCCGCGCCGATGGCGACCTGGCCGCACTGCTGTGCTGCGGCCACAACCACGCGCTGGCGCGGCGCCTTGAGTCGCTTTGCGCCGACGGTGATGTGCTGGTGCTGGCCCACCCCTGGCTGTGGCCGGCGGTGGCGCAGCTGATGCAGCGGCGCCGCGTGAGGCTGGTCTACGACGCCCACAACGTCGAGGCCGTGCTCAAGCGCGGCAGCTGTCGCGCCGGCTGGCTGGCCGATCGCCTGGTGCGCCGGGTGCAGGCGGCCGAGGCCGACATCGTGCGCCACGCCGAGCTGGTGCTGTGCTGCACCGCGGCCGACGCGCAGCAGCTGGCCGCCGCCGGTCTGGCGATGGACCGCTTTGTGGTGGGCAGCAAGGGCTGCACCACGGCACCCACGGCTGCTGCAGCGGCCGCGGCGAAAGCCCGGTGCGGTGGCGGCCGGGTGCCCGGGGCCGCGCCGGTGGCCTTGTTCGTCGGCTCCAGCCACCCGCCCAACGACGAGGCGGCGCGCTGGATCGCCGGCCACCTGGCACCGGCCCTGCCGGGCTGGCGTTTTCGCATCGTTGGCAGCTGCGCGCATGCGCTGGGGCCGCTGGCCGCCGGCGTCGAGGCGGTGGGGCCGGTGGACGCGCTCGATGCCGAGCTGGCGGCGGCCGACGTTGCGCTGAACCCGGTGCGTTTGGGCTCCGGCATCAACATGAAGCTGTTCGACTACCTGCAGTACGGCCTGCCGGTGCTGGCCACGCCACTGGGTGCGCGCGGCTTCGAGCCGCTGGACGGCAGCGGCATCCAGGTGCTGCCGCGCGATGACTTTGCGGCGGCACTGCGCCGGCTGCTGGCCGATGCGGCGCTGTACACCCGCCTGTCAGAGGCCGGGCCACGTACCGTGGCGGCGCGCTTTCAATGGCCGGTGGTGGGCGCGCGGGTGCGTGCCGCCGTGCAGGCCATGCTGGGCGAACCGCCGACAGCGCCGGCGGCCGTGGCCGTGGCCGCTAACGCGCCAGCAGCTGCCGATACAGCGCCAGATACGCCTGCCCGCAGCGCGCCCAGCTGA